The Halorientalis sp. IM1011 genome window below encodes:
- a CDS encoding aldo/keto reductase encodes MEYTTLGSTGMEVSRLCLGCMSFGDPDWREWVLEDDEAHEIIDRAIDLGINFFDTANMYSTGESERVLGDALEGRREESVVATKVFFQMDEDDPNSGGLSRKTIEQELDASLDRLGMDTVDLYQIHRWDYDTPIEETLRALDDAVRRGKTRYIGGSSMWVHQFTDALHTSDRLGLDRFATMQNHYNLVYREEEREMLPYCEKEDIGVIPWSPMARGYLTRPHEDVDATARGESEEYLYEHPYMEGGGPEINRRVEELADEYDVTMAQIALAWVLDKDVVDAPIVGTTSIEHLEQAVEALDIDLDDSDVAWLEEPYEPVPVSGHE; translated from the coding sequence ATGGAGTACACGACTCTCGGATCGACGGGCATGGAGGTCAGCCGCCTCTGTCTCGGCTGTATGAGTTTCGGCGATCCCGACTGGCGCGAGTGGGTGCTGGAAGACGACGAGGCCCACGAGATTATCGACCGTGCCATCGACCTCGGGATCAACTTCTTCGACACCGCCAACATGTACTCGACGGGCGAGTCCGAGCGCGTCCTCGGCGACGCCCTCGAAGGTCGCCGCGAGGAGTCCGTCGTCGCCACGAAGGTCTTCTTCCAGATGGACGAAGACGACCCCAACAGCGGCGGCCTCTCGCGGAAGACCATCGAGCAGGAACTCGACGCCTCGCTGGACCGGCTCGGAATGGACACCGTCGATCTCTACCAGATCCACCGCTGGGACTACGACACACCGATCGAGGAGACCCTGCGCGCGCTCGACGACGCCGTCCGCCGTGGGAAGACCCGCTACATCGGCGGGAGTTCGATGTGGGTCCACCAGTTCACCGACGCGCTCCACACCAGCGATCGGCTCGGCCTCGACCGGTTCGCCACGATGCAGAACCACTACAACCTGGTCTATCGCGAGGAGGAACGGGAGATGCTGCCCTACTGCGAAAAAGAGGACATCGGCGTCATCCCGTGGAGTCCGATGGCGCGAGGCTACCTGACCCGACCTCACGAGGACGTGGACGCCACGGCTCGCGGGGAGAGCGAGGAGTACCTGTACGAACACCCCTACATGGAGGGCGGCGGGCCGGAGATCAACCGTCGCGTCGAGGAACTGGCCGACGAATACGACGTGACGATGGCCCAGATCGCGCTCGCGTGGGTCCTCGACAAGGACGTCGTCGACGCACCGATCGTCGGTACGACGAGCATCGAACACCTCGAACAGGCCGTCGAAGCCCTCGACATCGACCTCGACGACAGCGACGTGGCGTGGCTCGAAGAGCCCTACGAGCCCGTCCCCGTGTCGGGTCACGAGTGA
- the sucD gene encoding succinate--CoA ligase subunit alpha, whose protein sequence is MSVLVDENTRVVVQGITGGEGKFHTEQMLDYGTNVVAGAVPGKGGQEVAGVPVYDTVDKAAREEDANAAVVFVPPAFAGDACFEALDAPVDLVVAITEGIPTQDMSKVYRKLQETDTHLVGPNCPGVITPGVAKLGILPGNIFSEGNVGFVSRSGTLTYQVVDSLTERGIGQTTAIGIGGDPIIGTDFIDALELFEQDPDTHAVVMCGEIGGEDEEEAAQYIAGNMDTPVVGFIAGRTAPPGKRMGHAGAIVSGSGTGTAQSKIDALEDAGTPVGDTPEEVADHVEDIL, encoded by the coding sequence ATGAGTGTACTCGTCGACGAAAACACCCGCGTCGTGGTGCAGGGCATCACGGGCGGGGAAGGGAAGTTCCACACCGAACAGATGCTCGACTACGGGACGAACGTCGTCGCCGGTGCGGTGCCGGGCAAGGGCGGCCAGGAGGTCGCCGGCGTGCCCGTCTACGACACCGTCGACAAAGCCGCTCGCGAGGAGGACGCCAACGCGGCCGTCGTGTTCGTCCCGCCAGCGTTCGCCGGCGACGCCTGTTTCGAGGCGCTGGACGCCCCGGTCGACCTCGTCGTCGCCATCACCGAGGGCATCCCGACCCAGGACATGAGCAAGGTCTACCGCAAACTGCAGGAGACCGACACCCACCTCGTCGGTCCGAACTGCCCCGGCGTCATCACCCCCGGCGTCGCCAAACTCGGCATCCTGCCGGGCAACATCTTCAGTGAGGGGAACGTCGGCTTCGTCTCCCGCTCGGGGACGCTCACCTACCAGGTCGTCGACAGCCTGACCGAGCGCGGAATCGGCCAGACCACCGCCATCGGTATCGGCGGCGACCCGATCATCGGGACGGACTTCATCGACGCGCTGGAACTGTTCGAGCAGGATCCGGACACCCACGCCGTCGTCATGTGTGGCGAAATCGGCGGCGAGGACGAGGAAGAGGCCGCCCAGTACATCGCCGGCAACATGGACACGCCCGTCGTCGGCTTCATCGCCGGCCGGACGGCCCCGCCGGGCAAGCGGATGGGCCACGCCGGCGCCATCGTCTCCGGCAGCGGGACCGGTACCGCCCAGTCGAAGATCGACGCGCTCGAAGACGCGGGCACGCCCGTCGGCGACACCCCCGAGGAGGTCGCCGACCACGTCGAAGATATCCTGTAA
- a CDS encoding macro domain-containing protein, with translation MDFEVVQGDIAAQEADALVNAANTGLRMGSGVAGALRRAAGDELNDEAVAKGPVDLGGVATTDAYGLDAEYVIHAAAMPAGGQATADSIRSATRNTLDEADALDCETLVIPALGTGVAGFSLREGARIICEEIAAFQPSSLRDVRVIAYSDEDYETIRNVAEEVR, from the coding sequence ATGGACTTCGAGGTCGTGCAGGGCGACATCGCTGCACAGGAGGCGGACGCGCTGGTCAACGCGGCGAACACGGGGCTGCGGATGGGGTCGGGCGTCGCTGGCGCGCTCCGGCGGGCCGCAGGCGACGAGTTGAACGACGAGGCCGTCGCGAAGGGGCCGGTCGACCTCGGTGGGGTGGCGACGACGGACGCCTACGGACTGGACGCCGAGTACGTGATCCACGCGGCGGCGATGCCGGCCGGCGGACAGGCCACCGCCGACTCGATCCGGTCGGCGACCCGGAACACGCTCGACGAAGCCGACGCGCTCGACTGCGAGACGCTGGTGATCCCGGCACTCGGAACCGGTGTCGCGGGCTTTTCCCTCCGGGAGGGTGCCAGGATCATCTGCGAGGAAATCGCGGCCTTCCAGCCCTCCAGCCTGCGTGACGTGCGCGTCATCGCCTACAGCGACGAGGATTACGAGACGATCCGGAACGTGGCCGAGGAGGTTCGGTGA
- the sucC gene encoding ADP-forming succinate--CoA ligase subunit beta — translation MKLHEYQAKRVFAEAGIPTPDAKLAETVDAAVDAAEAIGYPVAIKAQVQVGGRGKAGGIKLVDDKAEAREAADEILGMDLKGYHVDRVLVEEAVDFTNELYVGVTMDRGEGKPVAMVSTRGGVNIEEVAAEDPDAIAREHIDPAFGMHPYQARKAVYDAGVDREVANDVAGVLSTLYDLWEARDGSDAEINPLMVTADDEVIAADAVMNIDGDALFRQPELAEMQEDAAEDDLEAKANDYGFDYVRLDGNVGIIGNGAGLVMTTLDLVDHYGGQPANFLDIGGGAKAERVTNALDMVFSDENVDAVVFNIFGGITRGDEVAQGINEALEAFDEIPKRVVVRLAGTNAEEGMEILNTDLVTVEKTLEDAVQRAVEYAEEDSA, via the coding sequence ATGAAGCTCCACGAGTACCAGGCAAAACGGGTCTTCGCGGAGGCGGGCATCCCCACCCCCGACGCGAAACTCGCCGAGACCGTCGACGCGGCGGTCGACGCGGCCGAGGCCATCGGCTACCCGGTCGCGATCAAGGCACAGGTACAGGTCGGCGGGCGCGGCAAAGCCGGCGGAATCAAACTCGTCGACGACAAAGCGGAGGCCCGCGAGGCCGCCGACGAGATCCTCGGGATGGACCTCAAGGGCTACCACGTCGACCGCGTGCTGGTCGAGGAAGCCGTCGACTTCACGAACGAACTGTACGTCGGTGTGACGATGGACCGCGGCGAGGGCAAACCCGTCGCCATGGTCTCGACACGCGGCGGCGTCAACATCGAGGAGGTCGCGGCCGAGGACCCCGACGCCATCGCGCGCGAACACATCGACCCCGCCTTCGGCATGCACCCCTATCAGGCCCGCAAGGCCGTCTACGACGCCGGCGTCGACCGCGAAGTCGCCAACGACGTGGCCGGCGTCCTCTCGACGCTGTACGACCTCTGGGAGGCCAGGGACGGCTCCGACGCCGAGATCAACCCCCTGATGGTCACGGCGGACGACGAGGTCATCGCCGCCGACGCGGTCATGAACATCGACGGCGACGCCCTGTTCCGCCAGCCCGAGCTGGCCGAGATGCAGGAGGACGCCGCCGAGGACGACCTCGAAGCCAAGGCCAACGACTACGGCTTCGACTACGTTCGACTGGACGGCAACGTCGGCATCATCGGCAACGGCGCGGGCCTCGTGATGACGACGCTCGACCTGGTCGACCACTACGGCGGCCAGCCCGCGAACTTCCTCGACATCGGTGGCGGCGCGAAGGCCGAACGCGTCACGAACGCGCTGGACATGGTCTTCTCCGACGAGAACGTCGACGCCGTCGTGTTCAACATCTTCGGCGGCATCACCCGCGGTGACGAGGTCGCCCAGGGGATCAACGAGGCGCTGGAGGCCTTCGACGAGATTCCCAAGCGCGTCGTCGTCCGACTCGCCGGTACCAACGCCGAGGAGGGCATGGAGATTCTGAACACGGACCTCGTGACCGTCGAGAAGACGCTGGAGGACGCCGTCCAGCGTGCGGTCGAATACGCGGAGGAGGATTCAGCATGA
- a CDS encoding protease PrsW, with amino-acid sequence MNPRKLLRIARWEVTKNAGGVDRRTIVVAALALLAVGIAAPYAATSGVAVDSGIYRVGVTDESPYHPVVEDDPTFDVRDPDAELGEGIDLRVDGLVIEAAPTPKAAAAQTELRSSVRAYNNRQMGEEANQSAAFPVRVSLGYTERSQVREVISTGDGQDQQSDDEEPSDGTDGSDGGSDGGPGTDDGGSADGNGSDGTAGGGGTGNLEGAAGGAGGVGGIAGQFAGGNSSGTPADISPPFPFQSLVLAFLFVLPLNFIIQAYGSTMLSERLNRRGELLLVAPVSRFDIIGGKTLPYLTAAVGIAAVIAAALELPAVDPLSVGVSVLAVLPIALLFLGATFLGAMFARSFKELTFVTVTVTVSLTTYAFVPAIFTDVGAVALISPLTIVVRNLQGQAIGLGEFAFSLLPPLLTAGVFFGLGAGIYREEDMFTQRSIPLKALDALAARVHGKWSVAAVTAILLPFVFVTELVGVAALFAVPNALSIPTMLVVVVVVEEFAKSLHVYAGYAHDRFEAGLWPAVVVGAFSGIGFFLGEKIMLLAQLVGLPSEVVEGLIATGTATGVTPLPIYIGFLLAPLALHVVTAAISAVGASKTRGTYLAAVTLSMVIHFAYNYTVVSIGGF; translated from the coding sequence GTGAACCCCCGGAAACTCCTGCGGATCGCTCGCTGGGAGGTCACCAAGAACGCGGGCGGCGTCGACCGCCGGACCATCGTCGTCGCCGCGCTCGCGCTGCTCGCGGTCGGGATCGCCGCACCTTACGCGGCGACCTCGGGCGTGGCCGTCGACAGCGGCATCTACCGCGTCGGCGTCACCGACGAGAGCCCCTACCATCCCGTCGTCGAAGACGATCCGACCTTCGACGTGCGGGACCCGGACGCCGAGCTGGGTGAGGGAATCGACCTCCGGGTCGACGGGTTGGTGATCGAGGCCGCGCCCACCCCGAAGGCCGCCGCAGCACAGACGGAGTTGCGCTCGTCGGTGAGGGCGTACAACAACCGACAGATGGGGGAGGAAGCCAACCAGTCGGCAGCCTTCCCCGTCCGCGTCTCGCTGGGCTACACTGAACGCTCCCAGGTTCGCGAAGTGATCTCGACCGGCGACGGTCAGGACCAGCAGAGCGACGACGAGGAGCCGAGCGACGGCACCGATGGTAGCGATGGCGGCTCCGACGGCGGACCCGGGACGGACGACGGGGGGTCGGCCGACGGCAACGGGAGTGACGGGACGGCCGGCGGAGGCGGGACCGGGAACCTAGAGGGCGCGGCCGGCGGCGCGGGCGGCGTCGGCGGCATCGCGGGCCAGTTCGCCGGGGGCAACAGTTCGGGGACGCCGGCGGACATCTCCCCGCCGTTCCCCTTCCAGTCGCTCGTGCTCGCCTTCCTCTTCGTGCTCCCGCTGAACTTCATCATCCAGGCCTACGGGAGTACGATGCTCTCGGAACGGCTCAACCGCCGGGGTGAGTTGCTGCTCGTGGCACCGGTCTCCCGGTTCGACATCATCGGCGGGAAGACCCTGCCGTACCTGACGGCGGCCGTCGGCATCGCCGCGGTGATCGCCGCCGCGCTGGAGTTACCGGCGGTCGATCCACTCTCGGTCGGCGTGTCGGTGCTGGCCGTGTTGCCCATCGCCCTGCTCTTCCTCGGCGCGACCTTCCTCGGGGCGATGTTCGCCCGCTCGTTCAAGGAACTCACGTTCGTGACGGTCACGGTGACGGTCTCGCTGACGACGTACGCGTTCGTCCCCGCGATCTTCACCGACGTGGGCGCGGTCGCGCTCATCTCACCGTTGACCATCGTCGTCCGCAACCTGCAGGGCCAGGCCATCGGCCTCGGGGAGTTCGCGTTCTCCCTGTTACCGCCCCTGCTCACGGCGGGCGTCTTCTTCGGTCTCGGTGCGGGCATCTACCGCGAGGAGGACATGTTCACTCAGCGGTCGATTCCGCTGAAGGCGCTGGACGCGCTGGCCGCTCGGGTCCACGGCAAGTGGTCCGTGGCGGCGGTCACCGCGATCCTCCTCCCGTTCGTATTCGTCACGGAACTGGTGGGTGTGGCGGCGCTGTTCGCCGTTCCCAATGCGCTGTCGATCCCGACGATGCTCGTCGTGGTGGTCGTCGTCGAGGAGTTCGCCAAGTCCCTGCACGTCTACGCCGGCTACGCCCACGACCGGTTCGAGGCCGGTCTGTGGCCCGCCGTGGTCGTCGGCGCGTTCTCGGGGATCGGCTTCTTCCTCGGCGAGAAGATCATGCTGCTGGCCCAGCTCGTCGGCCTTCCGAGCGAGGTCGTGGAGGGGCTGATCGCTACCGGCACGGCGACGGGCGTCACGCCGCTCCCGATCTACATCGGGTTCCTGCTGGCACCGCTCGCCCTGCACGTCGTCACCGCCGCTATCTCGGCGGTCGGCGCGAGCAAGACCAGGGGCACCTATCTCGCGGCAGTCACGCTGTCGATGGTGATTCACTTCGCCTACAACTACACGGTGGTGAGTATCGGTGGGTTCTGA
- a CDS encoding PAS domain S-box protein, translating into MTVSSVESFTVVGVGTDADLLNRATSRITAPGAVAIETVTTGDEALARVPNADCLVTTYALPGGDGVGLTERVRADHPNFPVILVTDQPDDRVASAAISADVTDYVRRDGEDPAARLATAIEEGVEYYESEQALRESEQRYRTLVERSHDGIYIYQNDSFLFVNERIVEITGYDPDDLYGMEIWDLVHPEDREWVKEVGRRRRHPDEEPPNTYEARVVRKDGETRHLEFSVQTTTYDGEAAVLGSVRDVTERRRQERELAETKEFMETILDTLEDVIFVFTLEGELIRWNDQLCAVTGYTDDELADMRAFDLLPEEYYDEAIHRVRDAVTTGSGVIEAEVLTSDGRRLPFEFRGAPLTDEDGDIEAIAGVARDISDRLAREEELVQYQTIVEAVGDAVYTLDEQGRITFVNDALLSVTGFEEEELLGEFVGKLMRQQDVETARELIAELLESEERTRTTFEMEAVGKDGSHLTCEDNLALLVSDGEFRGTAGVVRDISQRKEREQQLRRQNERLDQFASVVSHDLRNPLNVILGRVDIARERPGEEHLDAIERSALRMERLIDDLLTLARDGETVGEAEPVDLESAVRRAWKNVETYEASLHLDGDLGTLQADRARLASLLENLFRNAVEHGGESVTVSVGPIDDTGSVADGGRGTSGFYVQDDGPGIPKGQREAVFDSSYTTSEDGTGLGLMIVRDIAEAHDWTLHVTDAPDGKRPASSGGARFEIADVDWTDR; encoded by the coding sequence ATGACAGTCTCGTCCGTGGAGTCGTTCACGGTCGTCGGGGTGGGGACCGACGCCGATCTGCTGAACCGGGCCACGTCCCGGATCACTGCGCCGGGAGCGGTCGCTATCGAGACCGTCACGACCGGCGACGAGGCGCTCGCGCGCGTGCCGAACGCGGACTGTCTGGTCACCACCTACGCCCTCCCCGGGGGGGACGGAGTCGGGTTGACCGAACGGGTCCGTGCGGATCACCCCAACTTCCCGGTGATTCTGGTCACCGACCAACCAGACGATCGGGTCGCCAGCGCGGCCATCTCGGCGGACGTGACCGACTACGTTCGTCGCGACGGCGAGGATCCGGCCGCCAGACTCGCTACCGCTATCGAGGAGGGGGTCGAGTACTACGAGAGCGAACAGGCGCTTCGCGAGAGCGAACAGCGCTATCGGACCTTGGTCGAGCGCAGTCACGACGGCATCTACATCTACCAGAACGACAGTTTCCTGTTCGTCAACGAACGCATCGTCGAGATCACCGGCTACGATCCCGACGACCTGTACGGGATGGAGATCTGGGACCTGGTCCACCCCGAGGACCGCGAGTGGGTGAAGGAGGTCGGGCGTCGCCGTCGCCACCCCGACGAGGAACCCCCCAACACCTACGAGGCACGCGTCGTCCGAAAGGACGGCGAGACTCGCCATCTGGAGTTTTCCGTCCAGACGACGACCTACGACGGCGAGGCGGCCGTACTTGGATCGGTCCGGGACGTGACCGAGCGCCGCCGTCAGGAGCGGGAACTCGCCGAGACCAAGGAGTTCATGGAGACGATCCTGGACACCCTCGAGGACGTGATCTTCGTGTTCACGCTGGAGGGGGAACTGATCCGCTGGAACGACCAGCTCTGTGCCGTGACTGGCTACACCGACGACGAGCTGGCGGATATGCGCGCGTTCGACCTGCTCCCAGAGGAGTACTACGACGAGGCCATCCACCGTGTCAGAGACGCCGTGACGACCGGTAGCGGCGTGATCGAAGCGGAGGTTCTCACCAGTGACGGCCGGCGGCTCCCCTTCGAGTTTCGGGGTGCCCCCCTCACGGACGAGGATGGCGACATCGAGGCCATCGCCGGCGTCGCCCGCGACATCAGCGACCGACTGGCCCGCGAGGAGGAACTCGTCCAGTACCAGACCATCGTGGAAGCGGTCGGGGACGCGGTGTATACCCTCGACGAACAGGGCCGGATCACGTTCGTCAACGACGCCTTGCTGTCCGTGACGGGTTTCGAGGAGGAGGAACTGCTCGGCGAGTTCGTCGGGAAACTGATGCGCCAGCAGGACGTCGAGACCGCCCGAGAACTCATCGCGGAACTGCTCGAAAGCGAGGAGCGTACGCGGACCACCTTCGAGATGGAGGCAGTCGGCAAGGACGGGAGCCACCTCACGTGCGAGGACAACCTGGCGCTGCTCGTATCGGACGGGGAGTTCCGGGGAACCGCGGGCGTCGTCCGGGACATCTCCCAGCGGAAGGAACGCGAACAGCAGTTGCGCCGGCAGAACGAGCGACTCGACCAGTTCGCCAGCGTCGTCTCACACGACCTGCGCAACCCGCTGAACGTAATCCTCGGGCGGGTCGACATCGCGCGCGAGCGCCCCGGCGAGGAACACCTGGACGCCATCGAGCGGTCGGCGTTGCGGATGGAGCGGCTGATCGACGATCTCCTGACGCTGGCCCGAGACGGTGAGACCGTCGGCGAAGCCGAGCCGGTCGATCTGGAATCGGCGGTCCGCCGTGCCTGGAAGAACGTCGAAACCTACGAGGCGTCGCTGCATCTCGACGGCGACCTCGGGACGCTCCAGGCCGACCGCGCCAGACTGGCTTCGTTGCTGGAGAACCTCTTCCGGAACGCGGTCGAACACGGCGGCGAGTCGGTCACCGTTTCGGTCGGACCGATCGACGACACCGGGAGCGTCGCCGACGGCGGACGCGGAACCAGCGGCTTCTACGTCCAGGACGACGGTCCCGGCATCCCCAAAGGACAACGCGAGGCGGTGTTCGACTCGAGCTACACCACGTCCGAGGATGGCACTGGGCTCGGACTGATGATCGTCAGGGACATCGCGGAGGCCCACGACTGGACGCTTCACGTCACCGACGCGCCGGACGGTAAGCGTCCCGCGTCCTCGGGCGGGGCACGGTTCGAAATCGCGGATGTCGACTGGACCGACCGGTAA
- a CDS encoding HVO_2901 family zinc finger protein, whose translation MAHTCRNCKRTFATELELDLHRDTCSEGQLFCDNCGERFTERSATTDGWHYRCPTDDCDGEGIGEDIHQVANARVAKQ comes from the coding sequence ATGGCTCACACCTGCAGGAACTGCAAGCGGACGTTCGCCACGGAACTCGAACTCGACCTCCACCGAGACACGTGTTCCGAGGGGCAGTTGTTCTGTGACAACTGTGGCGAGCGCTTCACAGAACGATCGGCGACGACCGACGGGTGGCACTATCGCTGCCCGACCGACGACTGCGACGGCGAGGGTATCGGCGAGGACATACACCAGGTAGCGAACGCACGCGTCGCGAAACAGTAA
- a CDS encoding transcription initiation factor IIB family protein, with translation MVRPSRQREREQDRETEKETGDDEEMQSCPECESANLVSSADGGEIVCEDCGLVIEEENIDRGPEWRAFNHSERQSKSRVGAPTTQTMHDKGLTTQIDWKDKDAYGQSLSSEKRSQMHRLRKWQERIRTKDAGERNLQFALSEIDRMASALGVPRSVREVASVIYRRALNEDLIRGRSIEGVATSCLYAACRQEGIPRSLEEVSDVSRVDQKEIGRTYRYVAQELSLKMEPVDPKQYVPRFASDLNLSEEVQSKANEIIDETAEKGLLSGKSPTGYAAAAIYAASLLCNEKKTQREVADVAQVTEVTIRNRYQEQIEAIGVR, from the coding sequence ATGGTTCGTCCGAGTCGCCAGCGGGAGCGCGAGCAGGACCGAGAGACCGAGAAAGAGACCGGGGACGACGAGGAGATGCAGAGTTGCCCCGAATGCGAGTCAGCAAACCTGGTATCGAGCGCTGACGGGGGTGAAATCGTCTGTGAAGACTGCGGGCTGGTGATCGAAGAGGAGAACATCGACCGGGGCCCCGAGTGGCGTGCGTTCAACCACAGCGAGCGCCAGAGCAAGTCCCGCGTGGGCGCGCCGACGACACAGACGATGCACGACAAGGGGCTGACCACACAGATCGACTGGAAGGACAAAGACGCCTACGGTCAGTCCCTGTCCTCGGAGAAGCGCAGTCAGATGCACCGCCTCCGGAAGTGGCAGGAGCGCATCCGGACGAAAGACGCCGGCGAGCGCAACCTCCAGTTCGCGCTCTCTGAGATCGACCGCATGGCCTCCGCGCTCGGGGTGCCCCGCTCTGTGCGGGAGGTCGCCTCGGTCATCTATCGCCGGGCGCTCAACGAGGACCTCATCCGTGGCCGCTCCATCGAGGGCGTCGCCACGTCCTGCCTGTACGCCGCCTGCCGTCAGGAGGGCATCCCGCGCTCCCTCGAAGAAGTCTCGGACGTGTCCCGGGTCGACCAGAAGGAGATCGGACGGACCTACCGCTACGTCGCCCAGGAACTCAGCCTGAAGATGGAGCCGGTCGACCCCAAACAGTACGTCCCGCGTTTCGCCTCCGACCTCAATCTCTCGGAAGAGGTCCAGTCCAAGGCCAACGAAATCATCGACGAGACCGCCGAGAAGGGCCTGCTCTCGGGCAAGTCCCCGACCGGCTACGCCGCCGCCGCCATCTACGCCGCCTCCCTGCTCTGTAACGAGAAGAAGACCCAGCGCGAGGTCGCAGACGTCGCCCAGGTCACCGAGGTCACCATCCGAAACCGCTATCAGGAACAGATCGAAGCCATCGGCGTCCGCTGA
- a CDS encoding ABC transporter ATP-binding protein encodes MIEVRDLRKEYGGFTAVEGSTFSVDTGEVFGIIGPNGAGKTTTLKMLAGLLEPTAGDVSVAGHDAGTTEMRRKLGFLPEESPLYEEMTPLSYLHFFADLYDVPDGVADRRIHDTLDELDLEHRDRQLGDMSKGMKRKVAIARSLINDPDVLVYDEPASGLDPLTTNYVIDFTSDLAQQGKTIVFSAHNLYHVESICDRIAIMNEGRVVAQGPLEDLRAEHGETEYHVFTTVEVPGSVQENGRHRTVVDSMDGVERIRTSAQDANGSVVDIRTEESSLEEVFLDLAESEAEP; translated from the coding sequence ATGATCGAGGTCCGGGACCTGCGCAAGGAGTACGGCGGATTCACCGCCGTCGAGGGAAGCACGTTCTCCGTCGACACGGGCGAGGTGTTCGGGATCATCGGCCCGAACGGCGCCGGCAAGACGACGACGCTGAAGATGCTCGCCGGCCTGCTCGAACCGACCGCGGGCGACGTGTCGGTCGCCGGTCACGACGCCGGGACGACCGAGATGCGCCGAAAGCTCGGCTTTCTCCCCGAGGAGTCGCCGCTGTACGAGGAGATGACGCCGCTGTCGTACCTGCACTTTTTCGCCGACCTCTACGACGTGCCCGACGGCGTCGCCGACCGGCGCATCCACGACACGCTCGACGAACTCGACCTCGAACACCGTGACCGACAGCTTGGCGACATGTCCAAGGGGATGAAACGGAAGGTCGCAATCGCCCGGTCGCTGATCAACGACCCGGACGTACTGGTCTACGACGAACCCGCCAGCGGTCTGGATCCCCTGACCACGAACTACGTCATCGACTTCACGAGCGACCTCGCCCAGCAGGGCAAGACCATCGTCTTCAGCGCCCACAACCTCTATCACGTCGAATCTATCTGTGACCGGATCGCCATCATGAACGAGGGTCGGGTCGTGGCCCAGGGGCCGCTCGAAGACCTGCGGGCCGAACACGGCGAGACGGAGTATCACGTCTTCACGACCGTCGAGGTACCCGGCAGCGTGCAGGAGAACGGTCGCCACCGGACCGTCGTCGACTCGATGGACGGCGTCGAACGGATCCGGACTTCGGCGCAGGACGCGAACGGTTCGGTGGTCGACATCCGGACCGAGGAGTCCAGCCTCGAAGAGGTGTTCCTCGATCTGGCCGAGTCGGAGGCCGAACCGTGA
- a CDS encoding ABC transporter permease — protein MGSDPRVAIARRDLASLSREKTIVLALLIQLFVAAFSSFLVVGLTSLYDPGATASGEVDIGVTGEANESLLRAIDETDGAEATVYGSNESAFRGFQSGEVSAVMVATRQPDSRISVQATAPEGSIRTTLIVVQLREVLQTFERQQRDARAAFLENPPVPLPEDVSASPYFGFTYTILLPLLLFLPPFISGSVAVDAITEEIERGTLDLLRVAPVDLVDIVDGKAAAMAALAPVQALMWIVLLSFNGIAVSHVPLLLVTVGAMAAIVVVIGVTLGLVMGERKSAQLLYSIGVLALFASAVFLPEHPATTVAKLAVDSATTTTYALVVVYVAMAVGLYGLARRYTRGLDVESL, from the coding sequence GTGGGTTCTGATCCGCGCGTCGCCATCGCACGACGCGATCTGGCCTCCCTCTCTCGGGAGAAGACCATCGTCCTCGCGCTGCTCATCCAGCTGTTCGTGGCGGCGTTCTCCTCCTTCCTCGTCGTCGGCCTGACCTCGCTGTACGATCCGGGGGCCACCGCCTCCGGCGAGGTCGATATCGGCGTCACCGGCGAGGCCAACGAGAGTCTGCTGCGGGCCATCGATGAGACCGACGGCGCGGAGGCCACGGTGTACGGGAGCAACGAGAGCGCGTTCCGGGGATTCCAGTCCGGAGAGGTGAGCGCGGTCATGGTCGCGACCAGGCAGCCGGATAGCCGCATCTCCGTCCAGGCCACCGCGCCGGAGGGGAGCATCCGAACGACCCTGATCGTCGTCCAGTTGCGGGAAGTGCTCCAGACCTTCGAGCGCCAGCAGCGTGACGCCCGCGCGGCGTTCCTGGAGAATCCGCCCGTGCCGCTCCCCGAGGACGTCTCGGCTAGCCCCTACTTCGGGTTCACCTACACCATCCTCCTCCCCCTCCTGTTGTTCCTCCCACCGTTCATCAGCGGCTCCGTCGCCGTCGACGCGATCACCGAGGAGATCGAGCGCGGCACGCTCGACCTCCTGCGGGTCGCGCCGGTCGACCTCGTGGACATCGTCGACGGCAAGGCCGCAGCGATGGCCGCACTCGCTCCCGTCCAGGCGCTCATGTGGATCGTCCTGCTGTCGTTCAACGGGATCGCTGTCTCCCACGTCCCGCTGTTGCTGGTCACCGTCGGGGCGATGGCGGCCATCGTCGTCGTGATCGGCGTGACGCTCGGACTGGTGATGGGCGAGCGCAAGAGCGCGCAGTTGCTCTACTCCATCGGCGTGCTCGCGCTGTTCGCCTCCGCGGTGTTCCTGCCCGAGCACCCCGCGACGACGGTGGCGAAACTGGCCGTCGACAGCGCGACGACGACCACCTACGCGCTCGTGGTCGTCTACGTCGCGATGGCCGTCGGGCTGTACGGACTGGCGCGGCGGTACACGAGAGGGCTGGACGTGGAGAGCCTGTGA